From a single Vagococcus xieshaowenii genomic region:
- a CDS encoding lysozyme family protein: MKKIWSSWLKVKFILPLIPLLMGALLLLVAAGGLVGFMSDNTVDAQVGGVGNKGLSEKVIGYTSLIQQYASKYGVEEDVPYLLAIMETESRGEGDDPMQSSESAGLPPNGITGPEWSIDQGVKYYASILTLAKKYGLESDKEAICQAYNFGASYISYLGKDGKRHSIDLAEVFSKEVVAPSLGNTTGETYPYLNEISSAVGKTYLYRNGGNFFYSLLVYRYIIFGGSVGEGGNEGMVQTALSQIGNVGGQKFWSWYGYTGRVEWCATFVSWVADQNGHIKDGSVPKFAYCPTGIDWFKQKNQWLSGGQTPRVGDIIFFDWDGDGVSDHVGIVERTDDKTVYTVEGNTSDQVAKRQYGLTSSVVMGYGQPAYK, from the coding sequence ATGAAAAAAATATGGTCGTCTTGGTTGAAAGTTAAATTTATTTTACCTTTAATCCCACTTTTGATGGGTGCTTTATTACTACTGGTGGCGGCTGGAGGGTTAGTTGGTTTTATGTCGGACAATACCGTTGATGCACAAGTTGGCGGTGTAGGTAATAAGGGATTAAGCGAAAAAGTTATTGGCTACACCTCGCTTATTCAGCAGTATGCGTCTAAATACGGGGTAGAAGAAGATGTTCCGTACTTACTTGCGATTATGGAAACAGAAAGTCGTGGTGAAGGTGACGACCCGATGCAATCAAGCGAAAGTGCGGGTCTCCCACCGAACGGTATTACGGGACCTGAATGGTCGATTGACCAAGGGGTTAAGTATTACGCAAGCATTTTAACTTTAGCAAAAAAATACGGTTTAGAAAGTGATAAAGAAGCCATTTGCCAAGCTTACAATTTCGGAGCTAGTTACATTTCCTATCTTGGAAAGGATGGGAAAAGGCACTCTATTGACCTAGCCGAAGTCTTTTCTAAAGAGGTTGTGGCTCCTAGTTTAGGCAACACAACGGGTGAAACCTATCCCTATTTAAATGAGATTTCTTCGGCAGTAGGCAAGACCTATCTCTATAGAAATGGGGGTAATTTCTTCTATAGTTTACTGGTCTATCGTTACATTATTTTCGGTGGTTCGGTAGGAGAAGGTGGAAACGAAGGCATGGTTCAAACGGCTCTTTCTCAAATTGGAAATGTTGGCGGACAGAAATTTTGGAGTTGGTATGGCTATACAGGACGTGTTGAGTGGTGTGCCACATTTGTTAGTTGGGTTGCCGACCAAAATGGACATATTAAAGATGGTAGCGTACCAAAATTCGCTTATTGTCCAACCGGCATTGATTGGTTCAAACAAAAAAATCAATGGTTATCTGGCGGACAAACACCAAGAGTTGGCGACATCATATTCTTTGATTGGGACGGTGACGGTGTGAGTGATCACGTGGGAATTGTTGAAAGAACTGACGATAAAACCGTCTATACAGTAGAAGGTAATACCTCTGACCAAGTAGCAAAAAGACAATATGGCCTAACGTCTTCAGTAGTAATGGGATACGGACAACCAGCTTATAAATAA